The Triticum aestivum cultivar Chinese Spring chromosome 3A, IWGSC CS RefSeq v2.1, whole genome shotgun sequence genome includes a region encoding these proteins:
- the LOC123060370 gene encoding transcription factor MYBS1 has product MLRLPAVHTIVLSRGLRARGIISFFSILPSSLVGFTVPSIGMARKCSSCGHNGHNSRTCGGHRGVESGGGGGLRLFGVQLQVGAAPLKKSFSMECLSSTASAYYAAAAAVGVAASNSSSSVSSSSSLVSVEESPEKMGHGYLSDGLMGRAQERKKGVPWTEDEHRRFLAGLEKLGKGDWRGISRHFVTTRTPTQVASHAQKYFLRQAGLAQKKRRSSLFDVVEKNGDRGATERRHRLKPDATSSVDAMGLTFPALSLGASRPRPDAALPPCLTLMPSCSPPSSMIGAPSASRAPKLPPSLGLVANANPPRQAPDLELKISSTAARKTDQQAGAAAGSSPSPRTPFFGTIRVT; this is encoded by the exons ATGCTACGTCTCCCCGCAGTCCACACCATCGTCTTATCTCGGGGCCTAAGAGCCAGAGgaatcatttccttcttctccatcCTTCCGTCCAGCCTTGTTGGTTTCACTGTGCCGTCGATCGGCATGGCGAGGAAATGCTCGAGCTGCGGCCACAATGGCCACAACTCGAGGACCTGCGGCGGGCACCGAGGCGttgagagcggcggcggcggtgggctgaGGCTGTTTGGGGTGCAGCTGCAGGTGGGCGCCGCGCCTCTCAAGAAGAGCTTCAGCATGGAGTGCCTGTCGTCGACCGCGTCGGCCTACtacgcggcggccgcggccgtgGGTGTCGCCGCGTCCAACTCGTCGTCGTccgtgtcgtcgtcgtcgtcgctcgtCTCGGTGGAGGAGAGCCCGGAGAAGATGGGCCACGGGTACCTCTCCGACGGGCTCATGGGCAGGGCTCAAGAGAGGAAGAAAG GGGTTCCATGGACCGAGGACGAGCACCGGAGGTTCCTGGCCGGCCTGGAGAAGCTCGGGAAAGGCGACTGGCGAGGCATCTCCCGGCACTTCGTCACCACACGCACGCCGACGCAGGTCGCCAGCCACGCCCAGAAGTACTTCCTCCGGCAGGCCGGCCTCGCGCAGAAGAAGCGGCGGTCCAGCCTCTTCGACGTC GTGGAGAAAAATGGCGACAGGGGAGCCACCGAGCGTCGTCACAGGCTGAAACCCGATGCCACCAGCTCCGTGGACGCGATGGGGTTAACGTTCCCTGCTCTTTCCCTGGGCGCCAGCCGGCCGAGGCCGGACGCGGCGCTACCGCCGTGCCTGACTCTGATGCCGAgctgctcgccgccgtcgtcgatGATCGGCGCACCGTCAGCGAGCCGTGCACCGAAGCTCCCTCCTTCCCTGGGCCTGGTGGCAAATGCGAATCCTCCTCGGCAGGCGCCTGACCTGGAGCTCAAGATCTCGTCCACGGCCGCCCGGAAGACCGACCAGCAGGCCGGTGCTGCCGCCGGTTCGTCGCCATCGCCGAGGACGCCCTTTTTCGGAACCATCAGGGTCACCTAG